The sequence CACCAGCAGCCTGCAACCGGTCCGCTTCGCCCAGTACGATGCGCCGCCCCCGTTCTGCGGCGGCGGCGGCGGACTGATCTCGACGGCCGACGACTATCTGAAATTCGCCCTGGCGCTGCTGGGTGATGGCGAACACCAGGGGGTGCGCCTTCTGAGCCCTCAGTCGGTCGCGCTGATGCGCACCAACCGCCTGAGCGACGCCCAGCGCGAAATCCCGTTCATGGGCATCCCCTTCTGGGGCGGCCAGGGCTTTGGCCTGGGGCTTTCGGTGATCACCGACGCCGAGAAGCAGGCCTGGATGGGCGTCGGCACCAACGGCGCATTCAGCTGGCCGGGCGCCTTCGGAACCTGGTGGCGAGCCGATCCGGCCGAGAACATGGTCATGCTCTACCTGATCCAGAACTCGATGCCGCTGGAGCCCGGCTCGGCCAGCCAGCTGGCCACCGGCCAGCGCCTGGCGGCGGCCGCCGCCCTGCCGATGTTCCAGAACCTGGTCTATACCGCGCTGGGGCGGTAGCTCACTTGCCGATCTGAGGCTTGAAGCCCACCTGAACCGGGGGCTTCGGCTTCTCCGCCTTGGGCTTGCGGACTTCCTTGTTGCTGCGCTTCTGACCCTTGGCCATCTGACACCTATCTTCAGGGCCGGGCTTCGCTGCGCCTGATGCTGGAATTGGGGACGAGTGTCGAAGCGGCAGCCCGCCGCTACGCATAGGGACGGCGCAGAGCTATACACGCCGCGGGTCCCGTTCGCCAGGAACCTTGACCCCTCGTCCGCCGCGGGGCTAGCCCTTGCAGCCATGGCCTGGAGCAAATCACCGCAGAGCCTGATCGACCTCTTCACCGAGAGCCTGCCGCACGACTTGCGCATCCAGACGCGCAAGATGTTCGGCTATCCGGCCGCGTTCGTGAACGGCAACATGTTCGCCGGCCTGTTCCAGGACCAGATGTTCGTCCGGCTGGCCCCGGAGGACCGCGCCGCCTTGGACGCCGAGCACGGCGCGGTGGATTTCGAGCCGCTGCCCGGCCGGCCGATGCGGCGCTACGCGTGCCTGCCCGAGGCGATCATGGAGGACGAGGCGGCGGTGGCGATCATGCTGGCCAAGGCCCTCGGCCACGTCGCCCGGCTCCCGCCCAAGGAGAAGAAGGCGACGAGGGGGACGAGGGGGAGGGAAATTCGCCGCCCCGCCAGCTAGGCTCCCGATCATGGCGAACCCCAGAGGCCGAGGCCGGCCACCGCATGAGGATGTCCTGACCCCCGCGGAATGGCGCGTGGTCGAAGCTGTGCGCCATGGCATGGCCGCCACCGAGATCGCCCGCCGCCAGGGGGTGAGCCCGGACGCCGTCAAGTATCACCTGGCCAATGCGCTCTCGAAACTCGGCCTGAGCCGCCGCGCCGAGTTGCGCGCCTTCAACGGCGTTCGTCGCGACAGCGCCCTCTTCCATAAGGACCTCGACATGACCCAGCCCGTCAGCCTCGGCCCCGTCGGCCAGATCGCCCGCAGCGTCAAGGACGTGGCCGCCGCCCGCCAATGGTACGGCGAGGTGCTGGGCCTGCCCCATCTCTATTCCTTCGGCAATCTCGCCTTCTTCGACATGGGCGGGGTGCGCCTGTTCCTGTCCGAGGGCGACGGCGCAGCCCAGGAATCCATCCTCTATTTCCAGGTGGACGATGTGCGCACGGCCCACGCCGCCCTGGCCGCCCGCGGCGCCGAGTTCACCCACGCCCCGCACATGATCCATCGCCACGAGGACGGGACCGAGGAGTGGATGGCCTTCTTCAACGACAACGAAGGCCGCCCGCTGGCGATCATGGCGCGGGTGAAGGGGTGAGGCCGAGCAGCGCTCCTCATCGGGCCTCGCGGCTGTGGAAGATGCGGGCGACGAACACGCTATCAGCCTCGACTCTGTACTGGACAACGTAAGCCGCCGCGCCAAACGGGATCACAAGTTCGCGCCAGCCTTGCCGCACGCCTGGCCGACCGCGTTCCGGCAGCTCTCCGAGCGACAAGACCGCATTGCCCAGGGCTTCGCTGGCGCGGCGCGCCGCCCGTTCGCTGCCCTGAGCCAGAAAATCGGCAAGCCGCTGCAAATCCTGCCGCGCGGATGGCGAAAGCCTTACGGGAAGGCTCACTTGGATTCGATGCGAAAACGCCCGGCCACAGTGTCCTGAAACTCGCGCAGACAATCCGCCGCCTCGAGATACTGGCCGGTCTGTTTGTATTCCGCAAAGCGCCGATAGGCTTCAGCCCAATGCTCGTCGAGGCCGTCCTCGATGAGCGCTGCGGCATATTCATCGACCGATCGACCATGCGCCGCAGCCGCCCGCCTGAGGCGTTCGCCGAGCGCTTCGTCGAGTTCCAGTTTTAGTCCGCCGTCGGCCATGAGGGCATGCTCCCGCGGGCCGCGGCCCTCGTCAACTATCCAGGAAGCTCCGCAGCTTCCGCGACCGGCTCGGGTGCTTCAGCTTGCGCAGGGCCTTGGCCTCGATCTGGCGGATTCGTTCGCGGGTGACGCTGAACTGCTGGCCGACCTCTTCCAGTGTGTGGTCGGTGTTCATGCCGATGCCGAAGCGCATGCGCAGCACGCGTTCTTCCCGCGGGGTCAGCGAGGCCAGCACGCGGGTGGTGGTCTCGCGCAGGTTCGACTGGATCGCCGCGTCGATCGGCAGCACCGCGTTC is a genomic window of Phenylobacterium montanum containing:
- a CDS encoding TfoX/Sxy family protein — translated: MAWSKSPQSLIDLFTESLPHDLRIQTRKMFGYPAAFVNGNMFAGLFQDQMFVRLAPEDRAALDAEHGAVDFEPLPGRPMRRYACLPEAIMEDEAAVAIMLAKALGHVARLPPKEKKATRGTRGREIRRPAS
- a CDS encoding LuxR C-terminal-related transcriptional regulator, giving the protein MANPRGRGRPPHEDVLTPAEWRVVEAVRHGMAATEIARRQGVSPDAVKYHLANALSKLGLSRRAELRAFNGVRRDSALFHKDLDMTQPVSLGPVGQIARSVKDVAAARQWYGEVLGLPHLYSFGNLAFFDMGGVRLFLSEGDGAAQESILYFQVDDVRTAHAALAARGAEFTHAPHMIHRHEDGTEEWMAFFNDNEGRPLAIMARVKG
- a CDS encoding type II toxin-antitoxin system RelE/ParE family toxin, yielding MQRLADFLAQGSERAARRASEALGNAVLSLGELPERGRPGVRQGWRELVIPFGAAAYVVQYRVEADSVFVARIFHSREAR